ATTGTTCCTATTATTTAAATATTATACTTGTAAATTAATCCAAACTTTAATATTTCTATATATTTTATAAATACCCATCCAATTATTTTTCTTTTAAAATAAAAAAGTACCTTTAAATAAAAATAGATTTAATTTTAAAAGTCAAACATATAAATACAATAATAAACCTTTATTATATGTATTTTTTATGTTTCTACCTTAAAATTAAATCTATTTTGAGATACTCTTATAAAAGAAATATAATATATCACTAATTTTAAATATTATAATTTATAACAATTTAAAATTTCTCCATAATATAAAACATGATTGTTACCATCATTATAGAATGTATCTAATAATTCTTTGTCCATAGCTTTTAAATCTAAAGGTTGTTTATAAATAACCTTGCATTCATAATGCATTCCATTACTTTTTATAACTGGAGTATTTACCTTATCACTATCTATTAAATTTAAATTGCATTCTTTTATCTTATCATAATCTCTTCCAGACTTTGATCCACAAAACGCTAAAGCTTCTTTCATGCTATCATAAAAAGGAATTGTTACTGTAAA
Above is a window of Clostridium sporogenes DNA encoding:
- a CDS encoding flavin reductase — its product is MSANFTLNLEKAMEHLHRNGAFLTGNVDGKVNTMTISWGDIGFQWRRPVFITLVRESRYTKEFIDKSGEFTVTIPFYDSMKEALAFCGSKSGRDYDKIKECNLNLIDSDKVNTPVIKSNGMHYECKVIYKQPLDLKAMDKELLDTFYNDGNNHVLYYGEILNCYKL